GGGTGTCAGATTACACCGTCTATATGTACTTAGGCGATATGATTGAGATGGGCGAGACCGACCAGATATTTACCAAGCCTGCCCAAACCGCGACGGAAGATTATATTACGGGTCGTTATGGCTAACATCGCGGTCTGAGCAAGGACGACGTGCTCGATACGTTCAATAAGATATCGTGAGCCAATCTGTTCGACTCAACAGCCACACCGCGCTACCAAAATATGGATTTTAGGGAATACCTCTTATGCAAAGCGATAAGCATATCTCCAAAAGTTTTGACCAAGATCTTGATGAAGCTATCCGTCTATTTCTATACATGGGTGATAGCGCGGCCAACCAAGTGGCGAAAGCGATCCATGCGCTTATCGATAAAAATGAGACACTGGCGCAAGAGGTGATTGATATGGACTTTGATATCAATCGAATGGAAGTCGAGTTGGATGAGCATATCTTGCTATTGGTCGCCAAACGTCAGCCCGCCGCCAGTGATTTACGCTTGGTCATGTCCATCAGTAAAGGCGTGGTTGATCTAGAACGCATCGGTGATGAAGCCGTCAAAATTGCTCAGATGGCCAAAAAAATTGCGGCACAAGGTAAACTGTCATACGGTTATGCGGAAGTGCAACATCTTAGCAATCAGGTTCGTTTGATGCTGCACAATGCGCTAGAGGCATTTAGCCAATCGAATGCTGAGCAAGCGTTTGAGGTCATGCGTAACGATAGCATGGTCAATGATGAGTATCAGTCAGCCATCCGTGCTTTGATGACCTATATTATGGAAGATTCACGGCACGTTTCAAAAGTCATTAATATTATGTGGGTATTGCGCGCGCTTGAGCGGGTAGGCGATCATGCACAAAATATTGCAGAACTGGTGATTAACTATATTAGTGGGCAAGATGTGCGTCATTCCGACTATGCGCTGGTCGAAAAAGCCGTGCAAGAAGCCAATGACCGTATGGCGGCGCGCCAAGTCAGTACCCTGTCTGCTACTAAATCTGCCACCGATTTCGTAGACTCAAACGGTGATGATGGCTGAAAAAAACAGTTCATCGTTAATTTTACATCCAAAAAAACGCGCTATATTAAATAGCGCGTTTTTTATATTGTGGCAATAATAAAAACAATTAGCTCTCTGGCGTCCAACCTTGTGCACGCTCATAATCTTCATTATCTAAAAATTTATCTCGTTGTTCGGTGAGGAATTTTTTGGCAGCAGGATCTAACATGCTTAGATGGTTTTCGTTAATCAGCATCGTTTGCTGTTCAAGCCATTCTTTCCATGCTTTGTCAGATACCGTTTCTTGTAGCTCCTGACCTTTTTTATTAGGAAAAGGCGGGTGCGGCATTTTTGGCAATTCTTGCTGATATTTACGGCAAAATACCGTATTGGCTTGCGGATTAAAAGTCTCAGTCATAAGGCGTTCCTTATTATGGTTTGGTTATTATAAAAATATGTTATTGAATCACTCATAAGAATAGTTATACCAAACCCAAAAAGTAAGATTAGCTGTGTCAAACTCGCTTAGCCTACAAGGCGTAGTACTTTGACTCGTTTTCCTTGCTACTCTAATTTCTGTGAATGGTATTAGTTAGCATT
This region of Psychrobacter sp. JCM 18902 genomic DNA includes:
- the phoU gene encoding phosphate signaling complex protein PhoU, with amino-acid sequence MQSDKHISKSFDQDLDEAIRLFLYMGDSAANQVAKAIHALIDKNETLAQEVIDMDFDINRMEVELDEHILLLVAKRQPAASDLRLVMSISKGVVDLERIGDEAVKIAQMAKKIAAQGKLSYGYAEVQHLSNQVRLMLHNALEAFSQSNAEQAFEVMRNDSMVNDEYQSAIRALMTYIMEDSRHVSKVINIMWVLRALERVGDHAQNIAELVINYISGQDVRHSDYALVEKAVQEANDRMAARQVSTLSATKSATDFVDSNGDDG
- a CDS encoding oxidative damage protection protein, which encodes MTETFNPQANTVFCRKYQQELPKMPHPPFPNKKGQELQETVSDKAWKEWLEQQTMLINENHLSMLDPAAKKFLTEQRDKFLDNEDYERAQGWTPES